The following are from one region of the Pseudazoarcus pumilus genome:
- a CDS encoding midcut-by-XrtH protein, protein MHTHARGPRCRKSSRLTLQACLALAGTLAAGSALAANGPGIVYGPAGAGAGVAAIPSLGGVAMMLLGAFMLFVFWRMHRNGNFPGGRFMAIALVSGAIASGMGGAKLVSDAVADSHSPFWDREFDDPTGGFVPLVLNQDEEFDWGGIPPEFYFCVRNTSGVPVRIDVMQEAVGDDRCLLVNPTSAGPDAIVAQGASAPELPECSAGLVIEPGQGCGAKAGNAGNASDLRLKTDIVQVGVAANGLPLYEFRYLDGATRYRGVMAQDVLQHTPAAVRMRADGYMAVDYGMLGLEMQPVR, encoded by the coding sequence ATGCACACACACGCACGCGGCCCGCGTTGCCGCAAATCTTCACGACTGACCTTGCAGGCCTGCCTCGCGCTGGCCGGCACCCTCGCGGCCGGCAGCGCACTCGCCGCCAACGGCCCCGGCATTGTCTACGGCCCGGCCGGCGCGGGCGCGGGGGTCGCCGCCATCCCGTCGCTGGGCGGCGTCGCCATGATGCTGCTCGGCGCCTTCATGCTGTTCGTCTTCTGGCGCATGCACCGCAACGGCAATTTCCCCGGCGGACGCTTCATGGCGATCGCGCTTGTCAGCGGCGCCATCGCGAGCGGAATGGGCGGGGCGAAGCTGGTGTCAGACGCCGTCGCAGACTCACATTCTCCATTTTGGGACAGGGAGTTCGACGATCCTACAGGCGGATTCGTCCCTTTGGTCCTTAACCAGGATGAGGAATTTGACTGGGGTGGGATTCCACCCGAGTTTTACTTCTGCGTGAGAAATACCAGCGGCGTCCCCGTACGCATCGACGTAATGCAAGAGGCAGTGGGTGATGATCGCTGCCTTCTGGTGAATCCGACCTCCGCAGGTCCGGATGCCATCGTAGCGCAAGGTGCCTCTGCACCTGAGCTACCCGAGTGCTCCGCAGGACTGGTCATCGAACCCGGTCAGGGATGCGGCGCGAAGGCTGGCAACGCGGGCAATGCCAGCGACCTCCGCCTCAAGACCGACATCGTCCAGGTCGGCGTCGCCGCCAACGGCTTGCCCCTGTACGAATTCCGCTATCTCGACGGCGCCACGCGCTATCGCGGCGTGATGGCGCAGGACGTGCTGCAGCACACGCCCGCGGCGGTGCGGATGCGCGCGGACGGCTACATGGCGGTCGACTACGGCATGCTGGGGCTGGAGATGCAGCCGGTGCGCTAA
- a CDS encoding DUF7933 domain-containing protein — protein MPHPNCYTLSSLSLTGTLAALSIASLALGPDMAHAEGSRSLYPADYESNSGRTRAALRVDPDDHYFDSIPDTHFLYVYAEAGEYILVGSRNRIDADEDGRGDRDIRIYNPQDFGTPGMEISWPDKEPGFDVAFSCEEGLDPDGAVAETGSGPHYFDDSVGTNGIEGLIGPDGESSGGNARTSELTGPNSADNSVTVMDGWKPCAYRAPLTGIYGVWFEDWTGTDITSSTSVTNPDPTDPSQGDEVVSVWDITVRADATTTTDIDGRVFTYKWTGANNSYGTGERLYITLYYVTTDGYRYRQEFKGMSPANHIFYGNTSGFLDQGEPLYKNVPINTLPAGVTAQAPQFPIFFSDIDPDGPNGAEVNKVLPALGIPIDPVPPTIGNLVFEGNVSGSTSSLGAGGTFTFSSTDTISYQIVVSRDGVDFDPANSGNRTLTGLAGTGSHRVTWNGKDNLGNDFPVGGPYAFELIGRSGETHFPLLDAERNDFGGPVLTRLNGGPDGRNTVYFDDRGYLTRSGDSVGTIGEPWLIEGDATDAPSPYFSLLGVDSSDPNLSNITTSFSPKYYRQWERRSSSEIDHFGDNKALDLWTFQTTAAQQNTLTIIAAAVEVDLATNIAVPAVATPGGTVFGDVLFQNTGSVDSNADEVIEYGMNFPGGCPEALVFSFPGNAGASGSCSGGTVSFTGLPPTLGGGDQFTVLFNYEAPANGQVPVSSTISVDPSESLTANNSDSGLTGVSSAPVPPSVAKSFAPESIVENGVSTLTLTLGNTNAAALTLTSALVDTLPDEVVVADTPNLGGTCPGTADASPGGATLSYASGASIPQDGCTITVDVTSSVAGSYTNTIAAGALRSDGGNNADPATAELTVAAATAITAIPTLSKLAMVALAMLLAGFALRKRQPATILHKSTTR, from the coding sequence ATGCCTCATCCCAACTGCTACACCCTTTCCTCACTCTCCCTGACCGGTACGCTCGCGGCGCTCTCCATTGCGAGCCTCGCCCTTGGCCCAGACATGGCGCACGCGGAGGGCAGCCGAAGCCTGTATCCGGCAGACTACGAGAGCAATTCCGGACGAACGCGCGCTGCGCTGCGCGTCGATCCCGACGACCACTACTTTGACTCGATACCCGACACCCATTTCCTGTATGTCTACGCCGAAGCGGGCGAGTACATTCTGGTGGGTTCGCGCAACCGCATCGATGCCGACGAAGACGGACGAGGCGACCGGGACATCCGCATCTACAACCCGCAGGACTTCGGTACACCAGGCATGGAAATTTCCTGGCCAGACAAGGAGCCGGGGTTCGACGTAGCGTTTTCCTGCGAGGAGGGGCTGGATCCCGATGGCGCTGTAGCCGAAACCGGCTCCGGCCCCCACTACTTCGACGACAGTGTTGGCACAAACGGCATCGAAGGACTGATCGGCCCCGACGGCGAAAGCTCGGGCGGCAATGCAAGAACATCGGAGCTGACAGGCCCGAACAGCGCCGACAACAGCGTCACTGTCATGGATGGCTGGAAGCCCTGCGCCTATCGCGCACCGCTCACCGGTATCTACGGCGTCTGGTTCGAGGACTGGACCGGCACAGACATCACGTCGTCGACCAGTGTGACCAATCCCGACCCAACGGACCCCAGCCAGGGAGACGAGGTCGTGTCGGTCTGGGACATCACGGTGCGCGCGGACGCGACCACCACGACGGACATCGACGGGCGCGTATTCACCTACAAGTGGACGGGTGCCAACAATTCGTACGGCACCGGCGAGCGTCTCTACATCACCCTGTACTACGTCACGACCGACGGTTATCGCTACCGGCAGGAGTTCAAGGGCATGTCGCCGGCGAACCACATCTTCTACGGCAACACCTCGGGTTTCCTGGATCAGGGTGAGCCGCTGTACAAGAATGTGCCGATCAACACGTTGCCTGCAGGAGTCACTGCCCAAGCGCCGCAGTTCCCGATCTTCTTCAGCGATATCGACCCCGATGGGCCGAACGGAGCGGAAGTGAACAAGGTGCTCCCAGCGCTGGGCATCCCTATCGACCCAGTCCCGCCCACGATCGGCAACCTCGTGTTTGAAGGCAATGTTTCCGGCTCGACCTCCTCGCTGGGTGCCGGTGGGACGTTTACGTTCAGTTCCACTGACACCATTTCCTATCAGATCGTCGTCAGCCGCGACGGGGTCGATTTCGACCCGGCCAATTCTGGCAACAGGACGCTCACGGGCCTGGCCGGGACCGGCAGCCATCGCGTGACCTGGAACGGCAAGGACAACCTCGGCAACGACTTCCCCGTCGGCGGCCCTTACGCCTTTGAGCTGATCGGTCGCAGTGGCGAAACGCATTTTCCACTACTCGATGCGGAGCGCAACGACTTCGGGGGACCGGTGCTCACTCGCCTGAATGGCGGCCCGGACGGGCGCAACACCGTGTACTTCGACGACCGGGGCTACCTCACCCGCAGCGGCGATTCGGTCGGCACGATTGGTGAGCCCTGGCTGATCGAGGGCGACGCCACGGACGCGCCCTCGCCCTACTTCTCCCTGCTCGGCGTGGATTCCTCGGACCCCAACCTTTCGAACATCACGACATCTTTCAGCCCGAAGTATTACCGCCAGTGGGAGCGCCGCAGTTCGTCCGAAATCGATCATTTCGGCGACAACAAGGCGCTGGATCTGTGGACCTTCCAGACCACGGCTGCCCAACAGAACACGCTGACCATCATCGCTGCCGCGGTCGAGGTGGATCTCGCCACCAACATCGCCGTACCAGCCGTTGCCACACCGGGTGGCACGGTGTTCGGCGATGTGCTGTTCCAGAATACCGGCTCTGTGGATTCAAACGCGGACGAGGTGATCGAATACGGCATGAACTTCCCCGGTGGCTGCCCCGAAGCGCTGGTCTTCAGCTTCCCGGGCAATGCGGGCGCCAGTGGCTCCTGCAGCGGCGGCACGGTCAGTTTCACGGGTCTGCCGCCGACGCTAGGGGGCGGAGACCAGTTCACCGTGCTGTTCAACTACGAGGCCCCCGCGAACGGCCAGGTACCCGTGTCCTCGACGATATCCGTGGATCCGTCCGAAAGTCTCACCGCCAACAACTCGGATAGCGGACTCACCGGCGTATCCAGCGCTCCGGTGCCGCCCTCCGTTGCCAAGAGCTTCGCGCCAGAATCCATCGTCGAAAACGGTGTGTCGACACTCACGCTAACGCTTGGCAACACCAATGCCGCGGCGCTGACGCTGACTTCCGCACTGGTCGACACGCTGCCCGACGAAGTCGTCGTGGCCGACACACCCAACCTGGGAGGCACCTGCCCGGGCACCGCCGACGCCAGCCCCGGCGGCGCCACACTGAGCTACGCCAGTGGCGCGAGCATTCCGCAGGATGGCTGCACTATTACCGTCGATGTCACTTCCAGTGTTGCGGGCAGCTACACCAACACCATCGCGGCAGGCGCGCTGCGAAGCGATGGTGGCAACAACGCCGATCCCGCCACGGCCGAACTGACGGTCGCCGCCGCAACCGCCATCACCGCGATACCAACGCTGTCAAAGCTGGCGATGGTCGCGCTGGCCATGTTGCTGGCCGGATTCGCGCTGCGTAAACGTCAACCTGCGACAATCTTGCACAAGTCGACGACGCGATGA
- the rapZ gene encoding RNase adapter RapZ, with amino-acid sequence MQIVLISGLSGSGKSVVLKALEDYGYFAVDNLPAMLLPQLVEYLRDAGHRRVAVAVDVRSGASIAALPERIADTRKLVDDLRLIFLNARDDTLIARFSETRRRHPLASDEISLAEAIHHERAALEAIAEMGHNFDTSDMAPNTLRAWVKDFVGADPTAGLTLMFQSFGFKLGIPLDADLVFDVRCLPNPHYDPVLRPLTGCDAPVAEFLSQIPDVGRMAEDIRRFVADWLPSFVRDNRSYLTVAIGCTGGQHRSVYLAERLAREFRGQVRVLVRHRSIEQRKGGA; translated from the coding sequence ATGCAGATCGTGCTGATCAGCGGCCTGTCCGGTTCCGGCAAGAGCGTGGTGCTCAAGGCGCTCGAGGACTACGGCTATTTCGCCGTCGACAACCTGCCGGCGATGCTGCTGCCGCAACTGGTGGAATACCTGCGCGACGCCGGTCACCGGCGCGTCGCGGTGGCCGTGGACGTGCGCTCGGGCGCGAGCATCGCGGCCCTGCCCGAGCGCATTGCCGACACCCGCAAGTTGGTCGACGACCTGCGCCTGATCTTTCTCAACGCGCGCGACGACACGCTGATCGCGCGCTTTTCGGAAACGCGTCGCCGCCACCCGCTGGCGAGCGACGAGATATCGCTGGCCGAGGCCATTCACCACGAGCGCGCGGCCCTCGAGGCGATCGCCGAGATGGGTCACAACTTCGATACCAGCGACATGGCGCCCAACACGCTGCGCGCCTGGGTCAAGGATTTCGTCGGCGCCGACCCCACCGCCGGGCTGACGCTGATGTTCCAGTCCTTCGGTTTCAAGCTTGGCATTCCGCTCGACGCCGATCTGGTCTTCGACGTGCGCTGCCTGCCCAACCCGCACTACGACCCGGTGCTGCGCCCGCTCACCGGCTGCGATGCGCCGGTGGCCGAATTCCTGTCGCAGATCCCGGACGTCGGGCGCATGGCCGAGGATATCCGACGCTTCGTCGCCGACTGGCTGCCCAGTTTCGTGCGCGACAACCGCAGCTACCTGACGGTGGCCATCGGCTGTACCGGTGGCCAGCACCGATCGGTGTATCTGGCCGAGCGCCTGGCACGCGAATTCCGTGGCCAGGTGCGCGTGCTGGTGCGCCACCGCTCGATCGAGCAGCGCAAGGGCGGCGCATGA
- a CDS encoding type II toxin -antitoxin system TacA 1-like antitoxin, with the protein MTQTAPDSTIRLALRMTREQHELLLQAATAAGMSVPDFAIESIVRSAHRLMGTESGVQTTHRFDQSVSAGPAGQHSAPRTSFTKPALMRWQSMSEARRRLLLSNVWCSRCRHEVTITDFSAAIKDGDLLLVGRCAECRGDVARVVES; encoded by the coding sequence ATGACACAAACAGCCCCCGACTCGACCATCCGACTGGCATTACGCATGACTCGCGAGCAACATGAGTTGCTGCTCCAAGCGGCCACAGCCGCAGGCATGTCGGTACCGGACTTTGCAATTGAGAGCATCGTTCGCTCCGCCCATCGGCTCATGGGAACCGAAAGTGGCGTGCAAACAACGCACAGATTCGATCAGTCCGTTTCGGCCGGACCGGCAGGCCAACACAGCGCACCCCGTACTTCGTTCACGAAACCGGCTCTGATGCGCTGGCAATCGATGTCCGAGGCGAGGCGTCGATTGCTGCTGTCGAACGTCTGGTGCAGTCGTTGTCGCCACGAAGTGACGATTACCGATTTCAGCGCAGCCATCAAGGATGGCGACCTCCTGCTTGTCGGTCGCTGTGCCGAATGCCGTGGCGATGTCGCCCGGGTCGTCGAAAGCTGA
- the gdhA gene encoding NADP-specific glutamate dehydrogenase translates to MKYTTLESFLDHVAQRDAGQTEFLQAVADVMDSLWPFIQKHPRYAEHGLLDRIVEPERAILFRVSWVDDSGEVHVNRGYRVQHNSSIGPYKGGIRFHPSVNLSILKFLAFEQTFKNALTTLPMGGGKGGSDFNPKGRSPGEVMRFCQAFMTELHRHLGPDTDIPAGDIGVGAREVGFMAGMVKKLSNRADCVFTGKGLSFGGSLMRPEATGYGTVYFAEQMLRHADRSFDGLRVSISGSGNVAQYAAEKAMELGAKVMTMSDSSGTVIDESGFTTEKLAVMMEVKNHLYGRVSDYAERVSDARFEPGQRPWSVKADVALPCATQNELDEKEARRLVDNGVVCVAEGANMPCTADAVRVFEHAKVLYAPGKASNAGGVATSGLEMSQNAMRLSWTREEVDARLREIMCGIHTACLRHGQQEDGSVSYVDGANIAGFVKVADAMLAQGVT, encoded by the coding sequence ATGAAGTACACCACCCTCGAATCCTTCCTCGATCACGTCGCGCAACGCGACGCCGGACAGACCGAATTCCTGCAGGCGGTCGCCGACGTGATGGATAGCCTGTGGCCGTTCATCCAGAAACATCCGCGCTACGCCGAGCACGGCCTGCTCGACCGCATCGTCGAGCCCGAGCGCGCGATCCTGTTCCGTGTGTCGTGGGTGGACGATTCGGGTGAGGTGCACGTCAACCGCGGCTACCGCGTCCAGCACAATTCGTCCATCGGGCCTTACAAGGGTGGCATTCGCTTCCACCCTTCGGTGAATCTGTCCATTCTCAAGTTCCTGGCCTTCGAGCAGACCTTCAAGAACGCGCTGACCACGCTGCCCATGGGCGGCGGCAAGGGCGGTTCCGACTTCAACCCCAAGGGGCGCAGCCCCGGCGAAGTGATGCGTTTCTGCCAGGCCTTCATGACCGAACTGCACCGCCACCTCGGCCCCGACACCGACATCCCGGCCGGCGACATCGGCGTGGGTGCGCGCGAGGTCGGCTTCATGGCCGGCATGGTCAAGAAACTCAGCAACCGCGCCGACTGCGTGTTCACCGGCAAGGGCCTGTCCTTCGGCGGCTCACTGATGCGCCCCGAGGCCACCGGCTACGGCACCGTGTACTTCGCAGAGCAAATGCTGCGCCATGCCGATCGCAGTTTCGACGGCCTGCGCGTGTCCATCTCCGGCTCCGGCAACGTCGCCCAGTACGCCGCCGAAAAGGCCATGGAACTGGGCGCGAAAGTCATGACCATGTCGGATTCCAGCGGCACCGTGATCGACGAATCCGGCTTCACGACCGAAAAGCTCGCCGTCATGATGGAGGTGAAGAACCACCTCTACGGCCGCGTCAGCGACTACGCCGAGCGCGTCTCCGACGCCCGCTTCGAGCCCGGTCAGCGCCCCTGGAGCGTCAAGGCCGACGTCGCGCTGCCCTGCGCCACGCAGAACGAGCTGGACGAGAAAGAAGCCCGCCGCCTGGTCGACAACGGCGTGGTCTGCGTCGCCGAAGGCGCCAACATGCCGTGCACCGCCGACGCCGTGCGCGTGTTCGAGCACGCCAAGGTTCTATACGCCCCCGGCAAGGCCAGCAACGCCGGCGGTGTGGCCACCTCCGGCCTGGAAATGAGCCAGAACGCCATGCGCCTTTCCTGGACGCGCGAGGAAGTCGACGCCCGCCTGCGCGAAATCATGTGCGGCATCCACACCGCCTGCCTGCGCCACGGCCAACAGGAAGACGGCAGCGTCAGCTACGTCGACGGCGCCAACATCGCCGGCTTCGTCAAGGTCGCCGACGCCATGCTGGCGCAGGGGGTGACCTGA
- a CDS encoding sterol desaturase family protein, with protein sequence MLDWLLHHQALVLLIATFGGMLVLLVAETVWPRRPNAVFAPARLINNLALAGINFAAILALSGLIAGSAWMAPAMPSGGLLHGVHPLLSLAALLLALDGASYALHRLCHAVPQLWRVHAVHHLDIEVDATTSHRHHVLDAVLSAAVLAPVVAVLGPFPAVLFAAISLRLGFALVTHANLRLPERADRWLRRVVVTPDFHRLHHRSDARHTDSNFGAMFTLFDRLFGTASDAPYREHERCELGLQFLRRPADSRVDRLLLLPLRWPHPTRPDVAPHQPPVPRAAQGGAAHPQTTASP encoded by the coding sequence ATGCTCGACTGGCTGCTGCACCACCAGGCCCTCGTGCTGCTGATCGCCACCTTCGGCGGCATGCTCGTGCTGCTGGTCGCCGAAACCGTGTGGCCCCGACGCCCGAACGCGGTTTTCGCGCCCGCACGGCTGATCAACAATCTGGCGCTGGCGGGCATCAACTTCGCCGCCATCCTCGCGCTGTCCGGGCTGATCGCGGGGTCGGCGTGGATGGCCCCGGCGATGCCGTCGGGCGGCCTGCTGCATGGGGTGCATCCGCTGCTCTCGCTCGCCGCCCTGCTGCTCGCGCTCGATGGCGCGAGCTACGCGCTGCACCGCCTCTGTCACGCCGTGCCGCAGCTGTGGCGAGTGCACGCCGTGCATCACCTCGACATCGAAGTCGACGCCACCACCTCGCACCGTCACCACGTCCTGGATGCGGTATTGAGCGCCGCCGTGCTGGCGCCGGTGGTGGCGGTGCTCGGCCCATTTCCCGCGGTCCTGTTCGCGGCGATCTCGCTGCGCCTGGGCTTCGCGCTGGTCACCCACGCCAATCTGCGCCTGCCCGAACGCGCCGACCGCTGGCTGCGCCGCGTCGTCGTCACGCCGGATTTCCATCGCCTGCATCACCGCAGCGACGCGCGCCATACCGACAGCAACTTCGGCGCCATGTTTACGCTCTTCGACCGCCTGTTCGGCACCGCCAGCGACGCGCCCTACCGCGAACACGAGCGCTGCGAACTGGGCCTGCAGTTCCTGCGCCGGCCGGCCGATTCACGCGTCGACCGGCTGCTGCTCCTGCCCCTGCGCTGGCCTCACCCGACCCGCCCCGACGTTGCACCCCATCAACCGCCTGTGCCGCGCGCCGCGCAGGGTGGCGCGGCGCATCCGCAAACCACGGCGTCGCCATGA
- a CDS encoding NusG domain II-containing protein, producing MKGFALGPEWRTLLRPGDFVTLALAVTVCIGSVLMLWRGGAPDKVVVRAGGQVFAEASLAREQFIEVPGPLGTTRIEIQPGRARVAEDPGPRQYCVRQGWLTRAGSTAICAPNQVSLSLAGGSADFDSLNY from the coding sequence ATGAAGGGCTTCGCGCTGGGGCCGGAGTGGCGCACGCTGCTGCGTCCGGGGGATTTCGTCACGCTGGCGCTGGCGGTGACGGTGTGCATCGGCTCGGTGCTGATGCTGTGGCGTGGCGGCGCACCCGACAAGGTCGTGGTTCGTGCCGGTGGCCAGGTCTTCGCCGAAGCCAGCCTCGCACGCGAACAGTTCATCGAAGTGCCCGGCCCGCTCGGCACCACGCGCATCGAGATCCAGCCCGGCCGCGCGCGCGTCGCCGAGGACCCCGGCCCGCGCCAATACTGCGTGCGCCAGGGCTGGCTCACGCGCGCCGGCTCCACCGCGATCTGCGCACCCAATCAGGTCAGCCTGTCGCTGGCGGGTGGTTCGGCGGACTTCGATTCGTTGAATTACTGA